GATGACAATGTTTTAAGTCTAGCATTTAACTCTGATCTATCCTTGATATTAAAAGATAAAGAACTGGAATTAGCGAAATTAAAATTACCAATCGATAGTGTATACAAATATGTAGGGAATTTTGCCTCCATTCAATTAAAGGATAACCAAGTAATGGAATCTGATACAGTCATCACTTATGATTATGATGATAATTTTGAAATGATAGAGAAAAAGGAAATTCAGCAGATTGAGGTTCCCGATCTAACTTTCAATGTGATGGCATCGCCACATCTATTGGATATCTGCCAGAGAAAATGTTTTATAAATTCTCTAAAAACTATTCCGATGGAATGATTTATTTAACAACAAATAATACTTCCATTGAATCATTTAACTTGATCCCATCACAAAATGTTTTGTCATTGGTATACAGTAAAAATTCTTCAGCTGCCAAATATCTTGGGTGGTTGCCGAATTATGATAGGGTAGTCCTTGGGACTATTTATGGCAAAGCAATCAGTGATAATGAAATGGGGGTTGAAAGGGGAGTTTGTATTGGAGAATCCAGATTTGAATAGTTTTTATCAGATGCTGGTTAAATAAGACATTAGACATAAGACATAAGACACAAGACCATTTCTTGTGTCTTAAATTTCTCGAATCTCAATATACTCTCTCTTCATCTTGTGTCTTATATGCGTTTTAACATTTAATTTAATTTGTAATCGTTTTTTTAAACGTTTGGCTTTAGTATTTGGTCAAAGAGGTAGAACAATAAAATATTACTTATGAAACGATTATTTGGATTAATATTAATAGCTATCATGGCATTTAGTGTAGCATCATGTTACAGCCATAGACATCATCCACATGGAATGCCTCCAGGACAAGCAAAGAAAAGATATGGTGGCAAATCCGCTAAGCACTATGCACCCTGGACAGCAAAAGAAAAAATACAAAGGGAATAAAGCTAAAGGAAGACATAATCATCCTGGGACATAGATATGACGTTGTATATCCGTAGGGGAGATATGAGATATGGGATGTGAGATATGAGATAGAAAGGGTGATAGGAGCAATTCTAAACTTATTCTAAGGAGACATGATATATATTAGTCAGTATGAATAGGTATATATCTTAACTCATGTCTTTTCCGAAAATATTATAAGTGGGATATCAATCCTTATTCAGGTTAATATCGCAAATCTCATATCTCACATCTCATATCCCGATAAAATTA
The Sphingobacterium daejeonense genome window above contains:
- a CDS encoding quinol oxidase subunit 4, with the protein product MKRLFGLILIAIMAFSVASCYSHRHHPHGMPPGQAKKRYGGKSAKHYAPWTAKEKIQRE